A segment of the Campylobacter vulpis genome:
AATCACACAAAATTCGCCTTTTTGCATTCTTATTTTTAAAAAATAAAGCAAAATGCGGTTAAGTTCATTATCATTTTTATAATTAAGACTTTTTAAGCCATCAAGCGTATTTTTACTCCTAGCACTTAAAAATCTTAACTCATTCATATCAAGAGTATAGTCTTTTAGCTCATTTTGTAGGATAAATTCCTCTTGCCCTGCGTGATAATTTCCTCTTAAAATGAGTAAAATACGCAAAAAAAAATCCTAAATTTTCTTTAAAAATTCAGTCTTTAACACTAAAGTGCCAAATTTATCGACCTTAGCTTCGATTTCGCCGTCCTTATTTGTCAGTTTGATATTTTTAATCGTTGTGCCACGCTTTAGAGTCGTGCTAGCACCCTTGACTTTTAAATCCTTAATCACACTTACGCTATCTCCAGCATTAAGCTCTGTGCCATTTGAATCCTTTGCCATTATTTCTCCTTTCTTTTATTTTTTTTCTTTGCGGCGATGATATTGAGAATTTCTGTCCCAAGAGCAAAGACCATAGCCACATAAATGTAAGCCTTACCAAAGTGAAGTTCTAAACTTTCAGCTACTAAAACCACGCCTATCATAATCAAAAAAGCTAAGGCTAAAATTTTAATGCTAGGGTATTTTTCCACAAAGTCTGCAATGGGCTTAGAAGCAAAAAGCATTACTAAAACCGCTATAATCACCGCTATAATCATAATCTCAATGTCTTGTGCAATCCCTACCGCAGTAATCACACTATCAAGCGAAAAGACAATGTCAATCACAGCGATTTCAGCCACAACAACCCAGAGTTTGGAGCTTATTTTAATATGAGGTTTATCATCATCACTATGCTCACTTAAAATTTCTTCCTTAATTTCTTTTATGGACTTGACAATCAAAAACAAGCCCCCAAAAAATAAAACCAAATCCCTACCAGAAATTTCTCCCCAGTATTTAAGTCCCTCAAAACCTGCTATACCACCACTAAAGAAGGCAAAAAAGCTTAAGCTAAAAAGGGCTGCATTTTTAGCCTCTTCGCTTAAAGCCGTTACATCGCCCACATAAAGAGAAAATAAAGGTGTTATTAGTTTCATCACCCAAAATAGCGAAAGTAAAAGCAAAATTCGCGTAACCATCGCAAAGCCAAGCCCCAAAATTCGCCCCTTATCTCTATGCTCTGGCGGAAGTTTGCTTACTAAAATTGCTAAAAAGATGATATTATCTACACCAAGCACAATCTCAAGCGCACTTAAGGTGATGAGCGTTACCCAAGCATCAGGGCTGAAAATCCATTCAAACATTCTAATCCTTAATCCATTAAAAGGCATAATTTTATAATTTTAAAACAAATTAAGGCTTAAATTCAGCAAAAATACAAAAAAAAAAAAAAAATAGAATACGACTTTATTTTAAATTTAAGGAGTCAAAATGCAGGGTAAAATACTCGCTGATGGTCTTATTGGTGCAAATGATGGTAATCGTTATAGCTTTTCTGTTCAAGATGTAAGAAATTTAGGCAGTAAAACGATGAGTGATGTTATCAATGCCGAAGTGGATTTTGAGATTGACGGGACAAATGCGAAGTCTATATTTATCACAAAAAATTCCATAAGTATTGGAAATATTATGCAGGGGGGCGATAGTATTAGTTCTATCAAAACAAAAGCTTATATTTATGTGGCTGGAATTTTTCTTGGTGTTATACCTGTTGTAGGCTGGATTTTTGGGATTATTGGAAGTGTATTTATGATTTTAGCACTTTTATCGCTTGGTAGAATGTCTAAAGCGCCTTTGCTTAGAAATTTTTGGATTTCTTGGGGGTTGGTTTTGTTGGGAGGAATGATTGTGGGATTTTCCGTTGCTGGAGGTTTTATTATGGGCTTAGACAGCCGCAGTGGATTTAGCTTTGGAATGGTAGCTTTTATTGTGTTTGGTGCGTTGATATGCCTTGGCGGTTTGGTGTTTAGCTATTTTTATTATAGAGACTTGGCTGAAGTTACAAATGAGAAATTCTTTTTATACGCTTTTATATGCCGTGCGGTTGCGATTTTTACACTTTTTATTCCTATTTTGGGCATTATTTTTATAATTGTCGCAAACATTGTTGAGCTTATTGCTTGGATTAAATTTAAAGAAATCAAAAAGAAAGAGGCTTTGTAAATTTGCCACACTTTTAAAGGCAAATATTTTTTGCCTTTACTTCTTTTATTTTTATTATTTTCACAATATTTTGATTTGCAATTTGTTTTTTTTTTTTTTTTGTAAAATCACTTAAATTTATTTTAAGGATTACTATGAATTGTTTTAATCATAATGAAAAAGTCGCTGTTGGTGCTTGCCAAAATTGTAATATAGGGCTTTGTAATGAGTGTATTACAAGTGCTTTTAAAGTGGATAATAAGCCTATTTGTAAGCCTTGTCATTTGACTATGGTGGAAAACTATATTGTGGAGCTTAAAAAAGAATTGAGCCAAATCACACTAAAAAAAATCATTTGGAGCGTGATTTTAGCGATAGGTTGTATAGTTTTGCTATCTCCTTTTGCGGAAGGTATTTCATTTTCAGTTGAGCATTATCTTATCGCTTGTTTTATTTGGGCTTTTGCTGGATTTGCAGAAAGAACTCAAAAAAAATTGGAGTTTGAAAATACTGCCGCTGGAGTAAGAGAAAAATTGGAAGAGAATAGAATGTATGCCGATAATACCATTTGGATTGTTTGGATTTTTAAGTTTGGATTTTTTATCCTTAGGGGTGCATTTTTTCCACTTTTTTATTTAAATTTAATGCTCTTTGGCTCAATAAAACTTCAAAATGAGCTTAAAGAGTGTGAAAAAATTAAAACGGAATTAAACGCTTAAGGCTTTTGATTAAGCTTAAATTTTATAAAATCTAAAATGATGAGAAGAATTTTAGATTTTAAATTTGTTTTTTTGATACTTTTTGTCGATTTAGCTGCTTTGCTTTATGGAATTTCGACTTTAAGCATTAGCGAAGATGAGGCAGAAATCTATTTTAACACTTCAAATTTGCTTTATTATTTTACACATTTTGGGACGCTTTTATTTGGGCAAAATGATTTTGGTTTGCGTTTCGTATTTTTATTTTTTCATTTTTTAAGTTGCATTTTGCTTTTTTTACTTGCTTTAAAATGCACGAAAAAAATGAGCGATAGCATATTTTCCCTTTTGCTTTTCATCTTACTTCCCGGCACCGTGGCAAGTGCCTTGCTTGTCAATGAAGCCTCCTTTGTTATCTTGCTTTCTTTAGCCTTACTCTGTGCGTATGAATATGAGAAAAAATGGCTTTTTTATCCGCTTTTTGTATCTGTTTTATTTGTCGATAAGTCCTTTTCTATCCTTTTTCTTACCTTTTTCTTTTTTGGAATTTATAGGAAAAATGCCTTTTTATCCACTCTTGCTTTAATACTTTTTATTTTGAGTGTTTTTTATTATGGTTTTGACACAGGAGGACGACCTAAAGGCTATTTTTTAGATACTTTAGGGATTTTTGCGGCGTGTTTTTCGCCTTTAGTTTTTGTGTATTTTTTTTATGTGATTTACCGCCTTGCCTTCAAAAAGGATAAAAGTTTGTTGTGGTTTTTAATGACTAC
Coding sequences within it:
- a CDS encoding alkylphosphonate utilization protein codes for the protein MAKDSNGTELNAGDSVSVIKDLKVKGASTTLKRGTTIKNIKLTNKDGEIEAKVDKFGTLVLKTEFLKKI
- a CDS encoding TerC family protein — encoded protein: MFEWIFSPDAWVTLITLSALEIVLGVDNIIFLAILVSKLPPEHRDKGRILGLGFAMVTRILLLLSLFWVMKLITPLFSLYVGDVTALSEEAKNAALFSLSFFAFFSGGIAGFEGLKYWGEISGRDLVLFFGGLFLIVKSIKEIKEEILSEHSDDDKPHIKISSKLWVVVAEIAVIDIVFSLDSVITAVGIAQDIEIMIIAVIIAVLVMLFASKPIADFVEKYPSIKILALAFLIMIGVVLVAESLELHFGKAYIYVAMVFALGTEILNIIAAKKKNKRKEK
- a CDS encoding glycosyltransferase family protein, translated to MRRILDFKFVFLILFVDLAALLYGISTLSISEDEAEIYFNTSNLLYYFTHFGTLLFGQNDFGLRFVFLFFHFLSCILLFLLALKCTKKMSDSIFSLLLFILLPGTVASALLVNEASFVILLSLALLCAYEYEKKWLFYPLFVSVLFVDKSFSILFLTFFFFGIYRKNAFLSTLALILFILSVFYYGFDTGGRPKGYFLDTLGIFAACFSPLVFVYFFYVIYRLAFKKDKSLLWFLMTTTFLFCSLLSLRQKLYLEDFLPFCVICTPLLIKTLMQSYRVRLPKFRLKYKIFIECAGIFLLFCYFIIVANQLLYYIIDEPKKHFAYNYHLAKELSLELKKEGINALRVAPALQKRLEFYGIKNSDFYYLKALKKGENLDPKSQIIKFSFGKHQKIYQIKSFEREKSL